ATGATCTCATTACTTCTGTGGCAAATAAGCAAGTGGTATTGAGCGTAAATGATCGTTATGAACTCAATAAACGTTTTTTATCTCAAATTACATTAGCTGATTTACAACGCACGTTAAATCAAACCTTAGCATTAAAAGCAAAATTACTATTAATCACTCAACCTTTGCCACAAAAAGCCTTGCCTTTTGATGTAGTAGAAATAGAAACTCGTTGGAACAATGCAATGGAAATGCAACAACATCAATGGGATGAAAAAAAACAACTCGAAAAATTACCGCACTTAACATTTAACACAGGCTCACTTTCCCAAGAAAAATATTGGGATCGTGGCGATATTTATGAATTTCGTTTAAGTAATGGAAGTAAATTGATCTATCACTATAGTGACAAAACTCCAAATCAAGTACATTTTCGTGCTGTTACTCAAGGTGGTTTACGCTCTATCCCAGATAAGGACTATCACTTATTGCGTACTGCCGTTAATGTAGTTGATGAAACAGGTGTTGGAGAACTTTCTCTTTCTGCAGTTAATCAAATTTTTTCGCGTGATCCATTGGTAATTGCAACTGTGATTGATGATGATAAACAAGGTTTTACTGGTGTATCTAAACCTAAAGATTTGGAAAATTTACTGACATTGTTCCGCTTAAAATTACGCTCATCCCCTATATCCGATCTTGCTTTAGAAAAATATCGACGTGAAACCCGTGATTATTTCAAACAAATTGATTTAGAAACACAATTTATGCAAGCCGTTTCAAAACTACGCTTTCCAAATATTGAAACTGTCTATACTCAAAAACAAGCACAGCAATTAGCATTTGATAAAAACCAATTAAGTAACGCTTATCAACATTATATTTTAAATAAAACAGATTTTACCTATTTTATTATTGGCGATATTGAACTTAATCAAGTAAAGAAATTGGCAGAACGTTATTTAGCTTCTATTAAATCAAAAACTCAGATCCGCCATTTTGTCCCAACTATTATTCATACACCAACTCAATCATTTATTATGAATGGTTTGAAAGAACCGAGAGCTGATGTAGAAATATACCTTACCGCAGATAATACTTGGCGAGCGGAACAAAAATACTTATTCAATATTCTTTCGGATATTGTGCAAGAAAAATTACGCTTAATTCTACGTGAAAAAGTTTCTGGTATTTATTCTGTAAATAGTTGGTTTATGCAAGATGTTCATGCACCACAAATTGAGGGAAAAATTGAATTTAGTTGCGACCCTAAGCGCGTAGAGGAACTTACGCATCTTACAAATCAGGTACTAGATGATATTGTAAAAAATGGCATTGATGAAAATTTATTACGTAAAAAACTAGCAGAACAACATACTCAGATTCGACGTGAATTTGATTCTTTAGTTTCAATTGCTTCAATTATTGAAGAAAGTTACTGGCAACAAGGTAATCCAGATGCCATTTATACCTATCAAAATTTAGATCAGTTAGCGACAAAAGCCACAATAGATGCGTTGGCGCAAAAAGCCCTAAAAAAATCAGGCAAATTTGTCAGCATATTAAAAGCAACTTCTTATTAGAAAATAAATGAAATCTCAATAGATCTGAAACAGATAAAAAATAACGGTGATCGCTTAAACGATCACCGTTAAATTGAACTCACTGTTTAAACAGTAAATTATATTGGTTATTTTCGAGAAGTATTACTCTTCATTCAATAACTTTAATTCACGGCTTCTTACTTGATTTTTCAAGATTTCCGCAAATTCTTCCACTGTAAATGTACCTAAATCAGCACCTTTACGGGTACGTACAGCGATTTTACCTTCTGCGATTTCTTTATCACCGCAAACAAGCATATAAGGCACACGGCGTAAAGTATGTTCACGAATTTTGAAACCTACTTTTTCGTTACGTAAATCAGTTTTCACGCGTAAACCTACATCAGAAAGCTGTTTCGCGACTTTCTGTACATAGTCAGCTTGGCTATCAGTGATATTCATAACTACCGCTTGGGTTGGTGCTAACCATGCGGGGAAGAAACCTGCATATTCTTCAGTAATGATACCAATGAAACGCTCAATTGAGCCTAAAATCGCACGATGAATCATTACAGGGGTTTTACGGCTATTGTCTTCTGCTACATAAGTTGCATCTAAACGACCTGGTAATGCAAAGTCTAATTGTACGGTACCACATTGCCATTCACGACCTAAACAATCGCGTAGTGCAAACTCAATCTTTGGACCATAGAATGCACCTTCACCTTCTTGGATTTCATATTCCAAGCCGTTATGTGCTAATGCAGCTGCAAGACCTGCTTCCGCACGATCCCACATTTCATCTGAACCGATACGATTTTCAGGGCGAGTAGAAAGTTTTACTGCGATATTAGTGAAACCAAAGGTGCTATAAATGTCGTACACCATTTTAATACAGCTGGTTACTTCGCTCTCAATTTGATCTTCAGTACAGAAAATGTGTGCATCATCTTGAGTAAAGCCACGAACACGCATTAAACCGTGTAAAGAACCTGATGGTTCATTACGATGACAAGAACCAAATTCCGCCATACGGATTGGTAAATCACGGTAAGATTTCAAGCCTTGATTGAAAATCTGAACGTGTCCTGGACAGTTCATAGGTTTAATGGCATATTCACGGTTTTCAGATTGAGTAGTAAACATTAAATCTGCGTAATTTTGCCAGTGACCTGTTTTTTCCCACAACACGCGATCCATCATAAATGGGCCTTTTACTTCTTGATAATCGTATTGTTTTAATTTAGTACGCACGAACGTTTCAAGCTCACGGAAAATTGTCCAGCCATCATTGTGCCAGAATACCATACCTGGCGCTTCTTCTTGCATATGATATAAATCTAATGCTTTACCAATTTTACGATGATCACGTTTTGCCGCTTCTTCTAAGCGTGTTAAATATTCAGCAAGTTGTTTTTTATCCGCCCAAGCCGTACCATAGATACGTTGTAACATTTTGTTTTTACTGTCGCCACGCCAGTACGCACCAGCGACTTTTTGTAATTTGAAATGCTGACAGAAACGCATATTTGGCACGTGTGGCCCACGGCACATATCAATATATTCTAAGTGATGATATAACGCAGGCGTTGCAGTACGTTCAATGTTTTCATCTAAAATTGCCATTTTGTATGGCTCGCCGCGTTTTTCAAAAGTATCACGCGCTTCTTGCCAAGTAACACGTTTTTTCACGACGTCATAATTGGTTTTTGCCAATTCCAACATACGTTTTTCGATTGCATCAATATCTTCTTGGGTTAAAGAGCGATCTAAATCTACATCATAATAGAATCCATTTTCAATGGTTGGGCCAATTGCCATTTTTACATCTGGGAATAATTGTTTAATAGCATGTCCGAGCAAATGAGCGCAAGAATGGCGGATAATCTCTAAACCATCTTCATCTTTTGCAGTAATAATTTCTAACGTTGCATCTTGGTCGATAACATCGCATGCATCGCGACGTTCTCCGTTTACACGACCTGCGATAGTGGCTTTAGCAAGACCCGCACCAATATCTTGTGCGACTTCAAGAACAGAAACAGGATTATCGAATTGACGTTGGGAACCGTCAGGTAAAGTAATAATTGGCATTGTTTTTTCCTTATACAGTGGTCACCCATACGAAAGGTGACGTGTTCGTTTAAAATTCTATAAAAATTAACCGCACTTTTGCCCTACTTGGCTTCATTCCTACCATTGAACGAGCGAAATTAGGCAAAAAATGCGTGGCGAATTCTATCACTTTCTTAAGGTATTGTTAAATAAATGCCCATATTTTACAAAAAGGAAATAATGTTTTTCTGACGAAAGGCTTTATATCCTAAAAATAAAGGCTAGAATAACCGCACTTTTAAATACACTGTTAAGGAATAAAAATGAGCAACGTATTAGTATTAAAATCTAGCATTTCAGGAAATAACTCTCAGACTAATCAATTAGTTGATTATGCTGTCGAAAAATTACAAGGTAATAACATTATCGTACGCGATTTATCTCAACAACCGCTTCCATATTTTGATACCGCAGCTGCAATTGCTGTGCGTGGGGAACCAAAAACAATAGAAGAAAAACAACTTTTGGCGTTGTCTGAT
The Haemophilus influenzae DNA segment above includes these coding regions:
- the thrS gene encoding threonine--tRNA ligase encodes the protein MPIITLPDGSQRQFDNPVSVLEVAQDIGAGLAKATIAGRVNGERRDACDVIDQDATLEIITAKDEDGLEIIRHSCAHLLGHAIKQLFPDVKMAIGPTIENGFYYDVDLDRSLTQEDIDAIEKRMLELAKTNYDVVKKRVTWQEARDTFEKRGEPYKMAILDENIERTATPALYHHLEYIDMCRGPHVPNMRFCQHFKLQKVAGAYWRGDSKNKMLQRIYGTAWADKKQLAEYLTRLEEAAKRDHRKIGKALDLYHMQEEAPGMVFWHNDGWTIFRELETFVRTKLKQYDYQEVKGPFMMDRVLWEKTGHWQNYADLMFTTQSENREYAIKPMNCPGHVQIFNQGLKSYRDLPIRMAEFGSCHRNEPSGSLHGLMRVRGFTQDDAHIFCTEDQIESEVTSCIKMVYDIYSTFGFTNIAVKLSTRPENRIGSDEMWDRAEAGLAAALAHNGLEYEIQEGEGAFYGPKIEFALRDCLGREWQCGTVQLDFALPGRLDATYVAEDNSRKTPVMIHRAILGSIERFIGIITEEYAGFFPAWLAPTQAVVMNITDSQADYVQKVAKQLSDVGLRVKTDLRNEKVGFKIREHTLRRVPYMLVCGDKEIAEGKIAVRTRKGADLGTFTVEEFAEILKNQVRSRELKLLNEE
- a CDS encoding M16 family metallopeptidase translates to MKKTTALFLLIFSLIACQSLELSPNSDLPFDPNIQHGKLSNGLQYFVLKNTEPKERVYIRLVINAGSMHEDDDQKGIAHLVEHMAFNGSKKYPENQIINALEKLGMKFARDINAFTDFENTVYTLNLDSNNQQKLELAFDVINEWMNNITFLPKDVDGERGVVQEEWRRRLSPMLRIGNKKSAIEMAGSRYVLRDPIGDMDIIKTISAKRVADFYHKWYRPDNMSVIIVGDIDTKQVVKLLKQSLSQENPITKTTLEKIDFNIPLINKWRLDSISEQGTTIPSIELSFFENTIETNTLASYKQELIQQITTRLLNLRLQQWEKETENGVDSANFYRTHLGKETLQSIFSLQLIDTQYSKTIDKLFAFIASIKQQGFTQNELNGEIKRLTQLNEKQLNIRSGSLKIADDLITSVANKQVVLSVNDRYELNKRFLSQITLADLQRTLNQTLALKAKLLLITQPLPQKALPFDVVEIETRWNNAMEMQQHQWDEKKQLEKLPHLTFNTGSLSQEKYWDRGDIYEFRLSNGSKLIYHYSDKTPNQVHFRAVTQGGLRSIPDKDYHLLRTAVNVVDETGVGELSLSAVNQIFSRDPLVIATVIDDDKQGFTGVSKPKDLENLLTLFRLKLRSSPISDLALEKYRRETRDYFKQIDLETQFMQAVSKLRFPNIETVYTQKQAQQLAFDKNQLSNAYQHYILNKTDFTYFIIGDIELNQVKKLAERYLASIKSKTQIRHFVPTIIHTPTQSFIMNGLKEPRADVEIYLTADNTWRAEQKYLFNILSDIVQEKLRLILREKVSGIYSVNSWFMQDVHAPQIEGKIEFSCDPKRVEELTHLTNQVLDDIVKNGIDENLLRKKLAEQHTQIRREFDSLVSIASIIEESYWQQGNPDAIYTYQNLDQLATKATIDALAQKALKKSGKFVSILKATSY